The Haematobia irritans isolate KBUSLIRL chromosome 1, ASM5000362v1, whole genome shotgun sequence DNA segment GCCGGGATCGCCCAACTCTAGTGCAAATCAAAACCATcagaaaacaataacaaaatatgtACCGTACATACAAACGACATTAGATTCATGAATTTGCAATATTTAAGTGTTTGTTGGTAAAACTGTTGttgtgaaaaattaattaattaattttccgttttaaattgtttaatttggtgtggtttttattgaaaaaatgtgaAAACTATTAAATAATATTCCAAGAAATTGGTGGAAAACAAACAATTGGAAAAATACATACAAACAAGTGATAGTGACAATTGACATAAAATACAAACCGACCACTAATAAATTAAAACCAATAACAACAGCAGGGTgcaacaaagaaaacaaaataattcaaattataCAAACATTACTGTCGTTGGTTTTTTTGTGAACAATTAAAAgttgatataaaaaaacaaaaaaaaatgtgaacttgCGCAGTGGGACACAGagacaaaaaagtgaaaataaaaaatttgtttaatatttaatcaaaacaaaaaatttttggttagtAATACGGACACAGTGTACAGTCGGATAATTATCAACAAAAATAAACCTTTGAAAAAACTGTACGCTTGGACCTTGAACTTTGAAAATTACCGCAATAACGGTCAACTTCCAACGTAcaataaaaaaacttcaaaaagctttaaaaacaaaaattcaaaagacACAacaaaaaatcgacccaaatcctgcaacacaaatttatatacaacaacaacacaaacgACGCTCAAAAAGGCGCGAATATGTAAAACAACAAACCAAGACCCACAAATAATACATTGCAAAGTGAGTACCAATACAGTTTTTTATATTCCCATTAATTTTTTCGAaagcaatttaataaaaaaatcatttttcgtgaaatgttctaaaattttcggtgtaaatttttcaataaaaaaaaaattcaaagaaaattgtcgtcgtgaaaattttaaagaatttgttttataattttctaatcaaaattttttttttgaaaaattagaaaattaacatTAAACATTCTCATCCGTTTTAATATCTCAAAAACAATTtgctatttaaaacaaaaatattttttaaataaatttaatcgcGATTTTCACCAGATATTAATTCGGTTATAATctataaatttgatttctacgaaaatttgaaaaaatatcaattttggttgcaactatttatttataaaatttgatttaattttttattattcctttatatatataatctttttttttaaattttgttttcgctCGCAAACCGTGCTTTGTCTCATTATCAAATTCAGACCCTGAATTGACCCAGGTTTTTTGTTGTGGcgggattttttgaaaatgtttgaccCATTTAAAGAAATCGATTTGTCGAATTGACCCGTGGGGTTTTCATCGTTATGGGCGTTTAAGGGAAGTgacccgatttttttttattggaaaatttaacGAATCTAACCCATTCTTTGAAAACAAGCATTTTCTTTCGAATTGAAAACAAAacgatttattaaaaattgaagtgaatattttttgaatgttTAATGTGCTTTGTGGGAATTCTGGGATTCATTATTTGCGAAAATTCTAGTTCTTTTTCggcgaaaaagaaatttataaagtttaaagtaaaaatgtaattatctgtaaaaaaagttaaataaaaagACATTACGATTTAAAGTTCATATCAtaagtcataaaattttgttttcgtttaagtttttttgagaatttaaagaaaagtaaaattttaaagtttatcggtttcaacacaaaatttttttgtgagaaaaaactataaaataaaacaattatcgAAAGTTATTGGTTAATTTCACACtttgtataataaaaataaaattttttcttgtgtaaacattttccatcttaaggtgggtattaagttcgagtttagccgctaaaatcgtagttttttcacgattacttttctttaataatccattttaaggaatacaaactctgTGAATATTTGctatgggatattccccatcaagatataatgaaatctgcaacaaatatgtataattttattacttttttactgatttagttttcactttagtgaaaattagcggccaaactcgaacttaatactcacctttagtttAAACGCGaattagtattttttctttcaaatatttgtCGTAAATCTTTCTTTTACTCAAGTTTCATTTTAGAATTTGAACAAAGCAGATGTATATTttcctaccaaaaaaaaaaaataaaagaaaaaatttcaacttcaaaaataaaaaagacataTATATTGTGAAAAATATGAGTAAATCAAATGGATTCGCGGTTTGTCTCCAATAGCGATCCTCCAAAACAGCCGGAAGAGACGACCAAGGATAACACATGGAATATAAAACATCCAGAAGAGCCAAACAAAGACAATTCAAGGAATGTAAATAAACGTAATTACGACACCACCAATCAACATTCAAATATTATGGAAGTGAATACCGAAAGTCCGGATATTTCCAGATTTGGCTCCTGTCAAATTGAGGAAAGAGAAAATCATAACAGATTTGCCATTCTGGGTGAGTTGAATTTCGAAGAAGAACTAGTTAGCTCCATAACAATAGCTCCTAAAGTCACCACCTCCAAGCAAACATATTGTCCTCCGTTCTTCCTATATAACATCAACATGTCAGATCTAGGCCAACATAGACAAAGAATTCAAAATTGTCAACAAGACCAAACGGAAAAGTAAGTTGTATGTGAAAGATCTGTCAGTCCACACAGAACTGATGAATATCCTGAAATCGAAGAATGATTCTTATTCATACACTCTGAAACAACTTAGACATGTGTCTTTTGTGTTAAGGGGTCTCCATCATAAGACAACCTtagaagaattaaaatctgaactAACGACATTACTACCAAACACGATCGAGAAAGTCTCCCATTTTACTACGGAAATGTCTCGGAAAATGAATACCGGTCtgtttttaataacattacTCCCAGGAAGATCTTTGAAGGACATAACATTTATAAATACaatattaaatcaaaagatTATATGGAAAATACCAAAATCTAGTACAAAAATACCTCAATGCTGGAGATGTCAGAAATGGGGACTGTTAATCTCGTTATTTtacggattattaaagaaaacaaattgtatTCGAATTCAGGTATAAATTTATTACGTAACGATATGTTCTCAGACTACTTGCTGTCACTACAGCTATATGACTTCAACTTGTCGACGACTGCAGAACGACTGACTTAAAGACACATGCTTAATTCTCGCTCTCTCATTACATTAAGTGTTCTTGCAGTTAGGGTTTCATTGTATACATTCAATACTAAGTAATACAACGTAGAAGATTCAATTACAATTCATAATAAAAACACGTTATCTTTAAAAtccatttattttaatatcaaaCATATCGCCGCCCTTGGTGGATCTGGGGAGACATCAACCACTTGCTTTGGGAACAGGAGCCAATTTGTGGACAGCTCTTCGAATGATACCATTTTTCGTCTTTACGTCCGCAACTCGCACTACGCCCTTGGTATCTTTGATGACGTTCACCACTCTACCCATAAGCCACTGCCTAAGTGGTAAATTGTCTTCAGCAACTAAAACCAGCTCGTCGGTCACCAAATTATTCTGTTTCTTAGTCCATTTCACTTTTTGTTGAAGTTCGTGAAGGTATTCCATTGACCACCGTCTCCAAAAGTGCTGCTGAATGGCAGTCACACGCAACCATCTATCTCTATGTGACCAGTCTTTAGCATCATAAACCGGTTCTTCTAAACTGGCGATGGGTCCTCCCGTCAAAAAGTGACCTGGGGTCAACACACCTTCATCGTTTGGGTCATTCGACATTGTTGTGAGTGGGCGTGAGTTCAAAATTGCCTCTATTTCTGTCACCACATTTCCTAATTCCTCAAACGTCAAAAGAGCTTCTCCGAATACACGATTTAAATGGTATTTGACCGATTTAACGGCGGCCTCCCACAGCCCACCAAAATGGGGGGACCTCGGAGGTATATGATGGAAGGCAATACTTTTTGTCTCACAGTACGTCGATATTTTATTCTGCACCTGCTGATCGAAGAACCTTTGTCGCATCTCCTTCATCTCTCGGCGTGCACCCACAAAATTTGTTGCGTTGTCACAAAACAACTGCGCGCAAAGACCCCTACGTGCCACAAATCTCTTCAATGCGGCTATGAAGGCTTTGGCTGTCAAATCCGAGACAACTTCTAAGTGCACAGCTTTTGtgcaaaagcaaataaaaacagCCACATAACTTTTTGTTGTACGGCAACCTCTCAGATTCACAGTTGTTGTAAATGGGCCGCAAAAATCAACTCCGCTCACTGTGAATGGCCTGGCCATTGAAACTCTTGCCACTGGCAAGTCACCCATAATCTGATTACATACTTTAGGTCTGTATCTATAGCAATGAAGACAAGCTTCTACAACCGTACGTATAATTTTACGGACATTGGGTATCCAAAATTTTTGCCTTATTAATGCCATAAGAGTTTGAGTACTGGCATGATAATGATGTCGATGGATATGCCGCACATAAGTCTTGACGAAGTCACTTTCTGTAGGCAACAGAATTTGATGTTTTGAGTCATAAGGTATGTTTGCATTCATTAGCCTACCACCCACTCGAATCAATGGCACATTAccttcattttctataaataagctCAAAGCTTTATATTTACTATTAAATGGTAAATCTTTTTGTTTGGACAATACAGAAAATTCCTCTTGAAAGTAGTATTGTTGCAACACAAATACAACACGCGCCAGGTTATCATTCAGCACTGCATTATCTGGCATATATTTCTTAAATGCAAATCTTATCAGTGTCACCATTCTCAGTAATTTGTCCACATTGCTATGACTCTCTATCCACAACACCATATTTGATTTTTCAGCTCGCACCAACAAGTTCGTAACAGAGCGTGCTCTCTCTTCTTCCACTTCGGGTTTTTTCCGCCTCTCTTTATTTGCCGGCCAGTCACAATGATGTTTGGTTAAGAATTGTGGTCCTGTAAACCAAATAGATTCAAGCAGTTCAGAAATATACGCACCTCTTGATATTATATCTGCTGGATTTAACTTAGAAGGGACATGGTCCAAACGGCCATTTTCGTTTCCTCTTGAATGGCGGAAACCCGGTTTGCAATGAATGTGCTCCAATTTGACGGGTGCTCGTTCAGCCAATCGAGAACAATTTccgaatcggtccataaatatataccatgtatctcAACcggaaagttttcttttgttttacgcACCAGTACCGATAGCAATTCAGCCGCCAATAACTCCAAACGCGGCAAAGACAGTCTTAAGCGGTGCTACCCTTGATTTTGCGCTCCACAAACGGACAGTAATAGTACCATCTTCTGACACTGTTCGAATATACATGCAACATCCATATGCGCGCTTGGATGCATCGGCGAACCCATGCATTTCAATTCTACAAAACTTGGCTGCCAAAACAAACCTAGGAACTGCGATAGCTTCTACGTCTTTCAATTTTTCACG contains these protein-coding regions:
- the LOC142221485 gene encoding uncharacterized protein LOC142221485 isoform X2, which produces MDSRFVSNSDPPKQPEETTKDNTWNIKHPEEPNKDNSRNVNKRNYDTTNQHSNIMEVNTESPDISRFGSCQIEERENHNRFAILEFLWPPPMWFL
- the LOC142221485 gene encoding uncharacterized protein LOC142221485 isoform X3, with the protein product MDSRFVSNSDPPKQPEETTKDNTWNIKHPEEPNKDNSRNVNKRNYDTTNQHSNIMEVNTESPDISRFGSCQIEERENHNRFAILESFYTMDNLCS
- the LOC142221485 gene encoding uncharacterized protein LOC142221485 isoform X1; protein product: MDSRFVSNSDPPKQPEETTKDNTWNIKHPEEPNKDNSRNVNKRNYDTTNQHSNIMEVNTESPDISRFGSCQIEERENHNRFAILGELNFEEELVSSITIAPKVTTSKQTYCPPFFLYNINMSDLGQHRQRIQNCQQDQTEK